The window CGGCGTCTTTCTCTGTCATGATCACATTCGCTCCTTGCTGAGCCAATGTCTCTAATTCTTGCTGGTCAAAGTCTTGATGATCCGCAAACCCTTTGGTGACTTTGATGTCAGCATTCATGTCACTCAGGGTACTAAAAAAACGAGGCGGGTGCCCAATGCCTGCGAACGCAACCAACTGTTTTAATTCTGACACTTCAACTTGCTGTTTGGTCTTCAAGTTAATGGCCTTCTCTGGTGCGAGTGACATCGCAATTTCGCCTTGGTGAGCCTGGCCGCCATTAGTAATCACGAAGTCCACTTCATTCAGCCTTTCGACCCCTTCTCGCAACGGTCCTAAAGGTATCAGACTTTCATTACCAAAGCGTCGATTGCCGTCAACGATCACCAACTCAATGTCTCTCGCCAAAGCGTAATGTTGAAGGCCATCATCGGTAATTACGATATCGACACCTGTTTCCAACAGTGCTTTAACCGCATTCGCTCGCACGGGATCAACTGCAACGGGTGCACCTGTGCGATTGTAAATAAGTTTAGGCTCATCACCGCAATGTTTCGCAGGAGTATCGACATCCAAAACGAGTGGATAGTGAGGGGCTTTCGCGCCATAACCACGCGATACAACGCCAGGCTTATAACCAAGCTGTTGTAATTGCTCTACCAGCCATACAACAACCGGGGTTTTGCCATTCCCACCTGCGGTGATATTCCCCACAACTACAACAGGCACAGGAGCTTGATACGCTTGCTTACTACCCTTCAGGTATTGTTTACGCTTCGACTGACTGATTACACCAAACAGCAAACTCAGTGGCCACAAAAGCGGCCACAAGAGAGTTTTGAGCGGATGGTTTTCAAACCAGATCTTTTCAATCACCGTTTAACCGCCAAACTGTATTCGGTGCAACTGAGCATATGCGCCGTCTTTTGAAAGCAGATCTGCATGGGTGCCACGCTCGACAATCGCCCCGTCATCGACAACCAGAATTTCATCGGCTTTTTCGATAGTAGAGAGTCGGTGAGCAATCACCAGCACTGTCTTATCTTTTTGCAGCTCATCTAAAGCAGCCTGAATAGCGCGCTCAGATTCGGTATCCAATGCCGACGTTGCTTCATCCAAAATCAATACTGGCGCATCACGCAATAACGCGCGTGCAATAGCAATACGTTGACGCTGACCACCAGAAAGACTCGCACCATTTTCACCAATCATGGTATCGAGGCCGTGCTCCATTTTGCTGACAAACTCCATCGCATGTGCGAGCTCAGCGGCTTTCTCAATATCACTGCGCTGGAAATTATCTTCGGTTGCATAAGCAATGTTGTTCGCGATCGTATCGTTAAACAAGTGGACATTCTGCGAAACCAAAGCGAATTGCTCACGCAGGTTTTTCAGTTCATATTCGCGGATATCGCGACCATCGAGCTCAATAGCACCGCTATCCACATCGTAAAAACGATTGAACAAGTTTGCGATAGTACTCTTACCTGACCCCGAACGACCGACCAGCGCAACCGTCTTGCCCCGAGCAATATCGAAGCTGACATGTTCCAAAGCAGGTTTTTCCGCGCCGTTATAAGTGAAGGTCACGTCTTTCACCGAGATATCACCGTTTGCGCGATCGACTTTGTACTGGCCTTCGTTCTTCTCAGGTTCAAGATCGATAAGAGCAAACAACGTTTGGCTGGCAGCCATACCGCGTTGGAACTGAGAGGTCACGTTAGTCAGTGCCTTAAGTGGGCGCATCAGGCCAAACATCGCAGAGAATACGACCGTGAAAGTACCCGGAGTCAGTTGCTCTTTAATGGAGTCAATACTCGCCAGATACAGAACCGCTACTATCGCAACGGATGCAATCATCTGGATGATTGGGTTTGCGGCAGCCTGAGCCGTGACCAGTTTCATGCTTT is drawn from uncultured Vibrio sp. and contains these coding sequences:
- the msbA gene encoding lipid A ABC transporter ATP-binding protein/permease MsbA, giving the protein MSINTDETTWQTFKRLWQFIRLYKAGLIVAIIALVINAVSDTYMISLLKPLLDEGFGSAESDFLRTLPLIIFAMMFIRGTSGFVSDYCLSWVSGNVVMQIRRLVFNHFMHMPVSYFDKEKTGNLLSRITYDSEQVSAATSRALVSIVREGASIIGLLTLMFYNSWQLSLVLFAVAPVVAWGIGVVSKRFRKISKNMQTMMGNVTASAEQMLKGHKVVLSYGGQDIERQRFEKVSNQMRQQSMKLVTAQAAANPIIQMIASVAIVAVLYLASIDSIKEQLTPGTFTVVFSAMFGLMRPLKALTNVTSQFQRGMAASQTLFALIDLEPEKNEGQYKVDRANGDISVKDVTFTYNGAEKPALEHVSFDIARGKTVALVGRSGSGKSTIANLFNRFYDVDSGAIELDGRDIREYELKNLREQFALVSQNVHLFNDTIANNIAYATEDNFQRSDIEKAAELAHAMEFVSKMEHGLDTMIGENGASLSGGQRQRIAIARALLRDAPVLILDEATSALDTESERAIQAALDELQKDKTVLVIAHRLSTIEKADEILVVDDGAIVERGTHADLLSKDGAYAQLHRIQFGG
- the lpxK gene encoding tetraacyldisaccharide 4'-kinase → MIEKIWFENHPLKTLLWPLLWPLSLLFGVISQSKRKQYLKGSKQAYQAPVPVVVVGNITAGGNGKTPVVVWLVEQLQQLGYKPGVVSRGYGAKAPHYPLVLDVDTPAKHCGDEPKLIYNRTGAPVAVDPVRANAVKALLETGVDIVITDDGLQHYALARDIELVIVDGNRRFGNESLIPLGPLREGVERLNEVDFVITNGGQAHQGEIAMSLAPEKAINLKTKQQVEVSELKQLVAFAGIGHPPRFFSTLSDMNADIKVTKGFADHQDFDQQELETLAQQGANVIMTEKDAVKCREYAQDNWWYLPVSAQFATSDAERILNRIKEVKATYGSPSA